From a region of the Rhinolophus sinicus isolate RSC01 linkage group LG04, ASM3656204v1, whole genome shotgun sequence genome:
- the FCN2 gene encoding ficolin-2 codes for MEPSRAAAAMGPLVLAVTFLCVSASTADTCPEVKVLGLEGSDKLSILRGCPGLPGATGPKGEAGTAGGRGEQGPSGVPGKAGPPGPKGDPGEKGARGEKGESWEPEQCHTGPRTCKELLTRGHFLSGWHTIYLPDCRPLTVLCDMDTDGGGWTVFQRRSDGSVDFYRDWAAYKQGFGSQLGEFWLGNDNIHALTAQGTSELRVDLVDFEGNRQFAKFTSFKMAGEAEKYKLVLGAFVEGSAGDSLTSHNNNAFSTKDQDNDRVAENCAVQYQGAWWYYDCHVSNLNGHYLGGSHESFANGINWKSGKGYNYSYKVSEMKVQPT; via the exons ATGGAGCCGAGCAGAGCAGCCGCGGCCATGGGGCCCCTTGTGCTGGCCGTCACCTTCCTGTGCGTTTCAGCCTCGACTGCTGACACCTGCCCAG AGGTGAAGGTGCTGGGTCTGGAGGGCTCCGACAAGCTCTCCATTCTCCGTGGCTGCCCGGGGCTGCCCGGGGCCACAGGGCCCAAGGGAGAGGCAGGCACCGCAGGAGGGAGAG GAGAACAAGGTCCCTCCGGAGTCCCTGGGAAGGCAGGACCGCCGGGGCCCAAAG GAGACCCAGGAGAGAAGGGCGCGCGTGGAGAGAAAG GAGAATCTTGGGAACCTGAGCAATGTCACACAG GACCTCGGACCTGCAAGGAACTGCTCACGAGGGGACACTTTCTGAGCGGCTGGCACACCATCTACCTGCCCGACTGCCGGCCCCTGACTGTGCTGTGTGACATGGACACGGACGGCGGGGGCTGGACC GTGTTCCAGAGACGGAGTGACGGCTCCGTGGACTTCTATCGGGACTGGGCCGCGTACAAGCAGGGCTTTGGCAGTCAGCTGGGAGAGTTCTGGCTGGGGAACGACAACATCCATGCCCTGACCGCCCAGG GCACCAGCGAGCTCCGTGTGGACCTCGTGGACTTTGAGGGAAATCGGCAATTTGCCAAGTTCACGTCATTCAAGATGGCCGGCGAGGCAGAGAAGTACAAGCTGGTCCTGGGAGCCTTTGTGGAGGGCAGTGCTG GTGATTCCCTGACGTCCCACAACAACAACGCTTTCTCCACCAAAGACCAAGACAACGACAGAGTTGCTGAAAACTGTGCCGTGCAGTACCAGGGAGCCTGGTGGTATTACGACTGTCACGTGTCCAACCTCAACGGGCACTACCTCGGGGGGTCCCACGAGAGCTTTGCAAATGGCATCAACTGGAAGTCGGGGAAAGGGTATAACTACAGTTACAAGGTGTCGGAGATGAAGGTGCAGCCCACCTAG